From one Aeropyrum camini SY1 = JCM 12091 genomic stretch:
- a CDS encoding ABC transporter ATP-binding protein encodes MAEAMIEASNLVKRFVSGRIRRRVVEALRGVSFRVYKGEIYSFLGPNGAGKTTTVRILATLLDPDGGEARVAGFDVVKERWEVRRRIGVMLSVERGFYWKLTGRENLYYFGRLYGIPSRELKSRIEEVLDIVGLKDLGGADKPFEEMSLGMKARLGLARVLLKDPEVLILDEPTLGLDPASARTIRGVIKRLASEGRTIFITTHNMVEAELVSDRAAIIVGGRIAMEGTPDELKKRVFNSVNLEFKVRGDGQAAKKFFSKVRSEYANRLVGGVTFSEGVLTFRISVSREEPAEPIIDYVTRLAYQYKFKVLEIKALEPSLEDVFVAVSGSVDAQQGRVRGRIAR; translated from the coding sequence GTGGCTGAGGCCATGATAGAAGCTAGCAACCTGGTAAAACGGTTTGTGAGCGGCCGTATCAGGAGAAGAGTTGTGGAGGCGCTTAGGGGCGTATCGTTCAGGGTATACAAGGGTGAAATCTACTCTTTTCTAGGCCCTAATGGAGCGGGGAAGACTACTACCGTCAGGATACTAGCAACCCTTCTCGACCCTGACGGTGGTGAGGCTAGGGTAGCGGGTTTCGACGTTGTAAAGGAGAGGTGGGAGGTTAGGAGGAGAATAGGTGTAATGCTGTCCGTAGAGCGAGGGTTCTACTGGAAGCTTACTGGCCGGGAGAACCTGTACTATTTCGGCAGGCTCTACGGAATACCCTCGCGGGAGCTTAAGAGCAGGATAGAGGAGGTATTGGATATAGTTGGTCTCAAGGACCTGGGTGGTGCTGATAAGCCGTTCGAGGAGATGAGCCTGGGTATGAAGGCGAGACTCGGGCTTGCCAGGGTCCTTCTAAAAGACCCTGAGGTGCTTATCCTCGACGAGCCGACCCTGGGTCTTGACCCGGCTAGCGCTAGGACTATCAGAGGAGTTATAAAAAGACTGGCCTCTGAAGGCCGGACCATATTTATAACTACCCACAACATGGTTGAGGCCGAGCTGGTCAGCGACAGGGCCGCAATCATAGTAGGTGGGAGAATAGCTATGGAGGGCACCCCAGATGAGCTCAAAAAGAGGGTTTTCAACTCGGTAAACCTAGAGTTTAAGGTGAGAGGAGACGGTCAAGCAGCAAAAAAGTTCTTCTCGAAGGTTAGAAGCGAGTACGCCAATAGGCTAGTTGGGGGTGTGACCTTTTCTGAGGGTGTGCTTACCTTCAGGATCTCTGTTAGTCGGGAGGAGCCCGCGGAGCCTATAATAGACTATGTAACGCGGCTAGCCTACCAGTACAAGTTTAAGGTACTCGAGATAAAGGCTCTAGAGCCCTCTCTAGAGGACGTTTTCGTCGCTGTTAGCGGGAGCGTCGACGCGCAGCAGGGGCGGGTGAGGGGTAGAATAGCCAGGTGA
- a CDS encoding ABC transporter permease — MAARPSSASSLFSIFLRLARAEAEFRLMELRRNKQYTIITLSWPYLMMVSIYILGTSYGSIEYYKAVTGVKDPLIFLAVASAVAFTAVGIIDYTSNSLLWHRWLGTLPYVILSSPRFSIYLLASGTTLTIFSIAINYVSIAPLILLLGGLDSFLRLMAIVAIVFLGMIPLMGIAVVASLLSIVAREEGNVLGFLNPLLLLLAGVFYPVELLPRLLEWASRAIPVTYVVESAKLVSGFDAPGVKLLYIVLYAFALMSLVYNVGGLLALEYLEKIAQRRGVSG, encoded by the coding sequence ATGGCCGCTCGACCCAGCTCGGCCAGCAGCCTGTTCAGCATTTTCCTAAGGCTTGCGAGGGCCGAGGCGGAGTTTAGGCTCATGGAGCTTAGGCGCAACAAACAGTACACCATAATAACGCTCTCATGGCCGTATCTGATGATGGTGTCAATCTACATACTGGGTACGAGCTATGGAAGCATAGAATATTACAAGGCTGTGACTGGCGTGAAAGATCCCCTAATATTTCTTGCTGTAGCTAGTGCAGTAGCTTTCACGGCCGTAGGGATTATCGACTACACTTCAAACTCTCTCCTCTGGCACCGCTGGCTGGGCACTCTTCCATACGTTATCCTCTCCTCTCCAAGGTTCTCGATCTACCTCTTGGCGTCTGGCACTACTCTGACCATATTCTCAATCGCCATAAACTATGTCTCTATAGCGCCTCTCATACTCTTACTAGGCGGCCTCGACTCTTTCCTCAGGCTTATGGCTATAGTAGCTATAGTGTTCCTTGGCATGATACCGTTGATGGGCATAGCGGTTGTAGCGAGCCTCTTGTCTATAGTAGCAAGGGAAGAGGGTAATGTTCTGGGCTTCCTGAACCCGCTTCTCCTACTACTCGCTGGTGTTTTCTACCCCGTGGAACTCCTGCCAAGGCTGCTCGAGTGGGCCTCTAGGGCCATCCCGGTAACGTATGTGGTGGAGTCAGCAAAGCTGGTATCAGGGTTCGACGCCCCCGGCGTGAAACTCCTATATATTGTGTTGTACGCCTTCGCACTCATGTCTCTGGTTTATAACGTGGGCGGCCTGTTAGCGCTGGAATACCTAGAAAAGATCGCTCAGCGGAGGGGTGTCTCCGGTTGA